In Astatotilapia calliptera chromosome 23, fAstCal1.2, whole genome shotgun sequence, a genomic segment contains:
- the cab39l gene encoding calcium-binding protein 39-like — MPLFGKSHKSPADIVKTLKENLAILVKQDKKTDKASEEVSKCLVSMKEILYGSNDKEPHTETVAQLAQELYNSGLLIALVENLQVIDFEGKKDVCQIFNNILRRQIGTRSPTVEYFCSHQEVLFILLKGYEMPQVALNCGIMLRECIRHEPLAKIVLHSEHFHNFFNYVEMSTFDIASDAFATFKDLLTRHKVLVAEFLEQNYEAVFADYEKLLHSENYVTKRQSLKLLGELLLDRHNFTVMTRYISRTENLKLMMNLLRDKSANIQFEAFHVFKVFVANPNKTQPIIDILLKNQTKLIDFLSNFQKDRTDDEQFNDEKTYLIKQIRDLKKPAS; from the exons ATGCCGCTGTTTGGTAAATCACACAAGAGTCCCGCCGACATTGTCAAGACGTTGAAGGAAAACCTGGCCATCCTGGTCAAACAGGACAAGAAGACAGACAAG GCCTCTGAGGAGGTGTCTAAGTGTTTGGTGTCCATGAAAGAGATCCTGTATGGAAGCAATGACAAGGAGCCCCACACCGAGACTGTGGCCCAGTTGGCCCAGGAGCTGTACAACAGCGGCCTGCTGATCGCGCTGGTAGAAAACCTGCAGGTCATAGACTTTGAG GGGAAGAAGGACGTGTGTCAGATCTTCAACAACATCCTCAGGAGGCAGATTGGGACGAGGAGCCCCACTGTTGAATATTTCTGCTCCCACCAGGAGGTCCTCTTCATACTGCTGAAAGG ATACGAGATGCCCCAGGTGGCGCTAAATTGTGGGATCATGCTGAGGGAGTGCATCCGCCACGAGCCGCTCGCCAAGATAGTTCTCCATTCGGAGCATTTCCACAATTTTTTCAACTACGTGGAGATGTCCACCTTCGACATTGCTTCTGACGCATTCGCCACCTTTAAG GACCTCTTGACGAGACACAAAGTGCTTGTGGCCGAATTCCTCGAGCAGAACTACGAAGCT GTGTTTGCAGACTATGAGAAGCTGCTGCACTCTGAGAACTACGTCACCAAGCGACAGTCTCTAAAG CTTCTGGGAGAGCTGTTATTGGACAGACATAACTTCACGGTCATGACGCGGTACATCAGCAGGACAGAGAACCTGAAGCTGATGATGAATCTGCTCCGAGACAAGAGTGCCAACATCCAGTTTGAGGCCTTCCACGTCTTCaag GTGTTTGTAGCAAACCCCAACAAGACTCAGCCCATCATCGACATCCTGCTCAAGAACCAGACCAAACTCATCGACTTCTTGAGCAACTTCCAGAAGGACCGCACGGACGACGAGCAGTTCAACGACGAGAAGACCTACCTAATCAAACAGATCAGGGATCTGAAGAAACCGGCTTCCTAG
- the cdadc1 gene encoding cytidine and dCMP deaminase domain-containing protein 1 — translation MEESQIWNRADPGRSTPCRETRDSSTQTDSKIQGHGPRLSKVNLFTLLSLWMELFPQEQTEEDGGNQLHGMGLVVVRESKVVGLHCSGAELHAGQAAIIQHGARLADCQLYFSRRPCATCLKMIINAGVSQISFWPGDPEISILKSTSMNNPSYCGPAHFISEEALLDAVAVEKLKSNSRPHICMLLQPLAPGLAQFVTETSRNCDFTERITDDDPKQNTEELFNRERMRCLKDFSRQFLVRKSQLHQEILKHMGLENFCVEPYFSSLRNNMRELVEVLAAVAAGVPQQHYGFYREESSVPLPPCHEDVPQEVARHCMIQARLLAYRTEDPKVGVGTVIWAKGQSAGCNGTGCLYLVGCGYNAYPAGSQYAEYPQMDAKQEDRQRRKYRYIIHAEQNALTFRTRDIKPDEPTMLFVTKCPCDECVPLIRGAGITHIYTSDQDRDKDKGDISYLRFGTLKNISKFIWQRSPSVSSAPAFHLANGCVGKHSRQTESESPSNKKLCTSMSCESPAVSRR, via the exons ATGGAAGAAAGCCAAATATGGAACCGAGCCGATCCGGGCCGGTCCACACCGTGTCGAGAAACAAGAGACAGCAGCACCCAGACTGACAGCAAAATACAAG GTCATGGCCCCAGGTTGTCAAAGGTAAACCTCTTCACCTTGCTGAGTTTATGGATGGAGTTATTCCCTCAGGAGCAAACAGAGGAGGATGGTGGTAATCAG CTCCATGGGATGGGTCTGGTGGTGGTGCGGGAAAGCAAAGTGGTGGGACTTCATTGTTCAGGAGCTGAGCTCCACGCTGGACAGGCAGCCATCATCCAACATGGTGCTCGCCTGGCTGACTGTCAACTGTACTTCTCGAGGAGACCCTGCGCTACTTGCCTGAAGATGATCATTAACG ctggagTCAGTCAGATCTCTTTCTGGCCCGGGGACCCTGAGATCAGCATTCTGAAGTCCACCTCTATGAACAATCCCAGCTACTGCGGTCCAGCTCACTTCATCTCAGAGGAAGCTTTACTAGACGCTGTAGCAGTAGAGAAGCTCAAGTCCAACAGCCGTCCTCACATCTGCATGCTGCTGCAGCCGCTGGCACCCGGCCTAGCGCAGTTTGTCACCGAGACGTCCAGAAATTGTGACTTCACAGAGAGGATCACTGATGACGACCCAAAGCAGAACACAGAGGAGCTTTTCAACAG AGAACGAATGAGATGCCTGAAGGATTTCTCTAGACAGTTCCTGGTTCGTAAGTCCCAGCTGCATCAGGAGATTTTGAAGCACATGGGCCTGGAGAATTTTTGCGTGGAGCCTTACTTCTCCAGCCTGAGAAACAACATGAGGGAGCTTGTGGAAGTTTTAGCTGCAGTGGCTGCCGGGGTGCCACAGCAACACTACGGCTTCTACAG GGAAGAGTCGTCAGTGCCACTGCCCCCTTGTCATGAAGATGTGCCCCAAGAAGTGGCTCGTCACTGCATGATCCAGGCCAGGCTACTGGCCTACAGGACAG AGGATCCTAAAGTGGGTGTGGGCACTGTGATCTGGGCCAAAGGACAGTCG GCTGGCTGTAACGGAACAGGGTGTCTCTACCTGGTGGGCTGTGGGTACAACGCTTACCCCGCAGGTTCGCAGTACGCCGAGTACCCTCAGATGGACGCCAAACAGGAGGATCGCCAGAGACGTAAATACAGATACATTATCCACGCAGAGCAGAACGCCCTCACCTTCAG gACACGAGACATCAAACCGGATGAGCCAACCATGCTTTTTGTAACCAAGTGTCCATGTGATGAGTGTGTCCCTCTGATCAGAGGAGCCGGtatcacacacatatacacctcTGACCAGGACCGGGACAAAGATAAGGGAGATATTTCCTACCTGCGATTTGGCACCCTAAAGAACATCAGCAAGTTCATA TGGCAAAGAAGCCCTTCAGTGTCCTCAGCGCCAGCTTTTCATCTTGCCA ACGGTTGTGTCGGAAAGCACAGCAGACAGACTGAGAGTGAGAGCCCCAGCAACAAGAAGCTGTGCACCAGCATGTCCTGCGAATCACCTGCTGTGAGCCGTCGATAA